A DNA window from Vibrio cidicii contains the following coding sequences:
- a CDS encoding 5-(carboxyamino)imidazole ribonucleotide synthase, translated as MHVLVLGAGQLARMMSLAGAPLNIQISAYDVASGNIVHPLTQHLLGHGLENAIEQVDVITAEFEHIPHDVLDVCQASGKFLPSTQAIKAGGDRRLEKALLDNAGARNANYYIIETREDFSRAIEHVGVPMVLKSALGGYDGKGQWRLKDATQAEAIWKEMAECIAATPTQAIVAEEFVPFNREVSLVGARAKDGHVEVYPLAENIHTNGVLSLSTAIDAPELQAQAKQMFAAVAESLDYVGVLALEFFDVDGQLLVNEIAPRVHNSGHWTQQGAETCQFENHLRAVCGLPLGSTKLVRETAMINILGEESLPESVLAMAGCHVHWYGKEKRTGRKMGHINVCGDYSGELQRRLCALAKVLDADAFPAVQAFASKWRD; from the coding sequence ATGCATGTACTGGTTCTTGGTGCGGGTCAATTAGCTCGCATGATGTCTCTGGCTGGTGCGCCACTGAATATTCAGATCTCCGCCTACGATGTGGCAAGCGGTAATATCGTCCACCCTCTGACTCAACATCTGCTCGGCCATGGCTTAGAAAATGCCATTGAACAAGTCGATGTGATTACCGCAGAATTCGAGCACATTCCTCATGATGTACTTGATGTCTGTCAAGCGAGTGGCAAGTTTTTACCTAGCACGCAAGCGATTAAAGCCGGTGGCGATCGTCGCTTGGAAAAAGCGTTGTTGGATAACGCGGGCGCGCGCAATGCAAACTATTACATCATTGAGACGCGTGAAGATTTTTCTCGGGCGATAGAGCATGTCGGTGTACCTATGGTGCTCAAAAGCGCCTTGGGGGGCTATGATGGTAAAGGCCAGTGGCGCTTGAAAGACGCCACTCAGGCGGAGGCTATCTGGAAGGAAATGGCCGAATGCATTGCGGCCACGCCAACCCAAGCGATTGTCGCTGAAGAGTTTGTCCCCTTTAACCGTGAAGTCTCATTAGTCGGCGCGCGAGCCAAAGATGGCCACGTCGAAGTGTATCCTTTGGCGGAGAACATACACACCAACGGCGTTCTGAGCCTTTCTACCGCAATCGATGCGCCCGAGCTGCAAGCCCAGGCAAAGCAGATGTTTGCCGCGGTCGCGGAGAGCCTCGATTACGTGGGTGTGCTGGCGCTGGAGTTTTTTGATGTCGATGGCCAACTGCTGGTGAATGAGATCGCGCCTCGAGTACATAACTCTGGCCATTGGACACAGCAGGGCGCGGAGACCTGTCAGTTTGAAAATCATCTGCGTGCCGTATGTGGCCTGCCACTTGGCAGTACTAAGCTGGTGCGTGAAACGGCGATGATCAATATTCTCGGCGAAGAGAGTTTGCCTGAGTCGGTGCTCGCGATGGCTGGCTGCCATGTTCATTGGTATGGCAAAGAAAAACGTACAGGACGCAAGATGGGACACATCAATGTGTGCGGTGACTACAGCGGTGAATTGCAACGCCGTTTGTGCGCGTTAGCCAAAGTGCTGGACGCCGATGCGTTTCCGGCCGTGCAAGCCTTTGCCAGCAAATGGCGTGATTAA
- the purE gene encoding 5-(carboxyamino)imidazole ribonucleotide mutase, with protein MKVGIIMGSKSDWPTMKLAAEMLDKFGVEYETKVVSAHRTPQLLAEYASTAKARGLKVIIAGAGGAAHLPGMTAAFTSLPVLGVPVQSRALSGLDSLYSIVQMPKGIAVGTLAIGEAGAANAGLLAAQILGTHDEAIMAKVEAFRAEQTESVLAHPNPAED; from the coding sequence ATGAAAGTCGGTATCATCATGGGTTCTAAATCGGATTGGCCAACCATGAAATTGGCAGCAGAAATGTTGGACAAATTTGGGGTTGAATACGAAACCAAAGTGGTCTCGGCACACCGCACCCCTCAACTTCTGGCTGAATACGCGTCCACCGCCAAAGCGCGCGGACTCAAAGTGATCATTGCTGGTGCAGGCGGCGCTGCGCATTTACCCGGCATGACCGCCGCATTCACTAGTTTGCCCGTACTTGGCGTTCCGGTGCAATCACGCGCACTCTCAGGACTGGACTCGCTCTACTCCATCGTGCAAATGCCAAAAGGCATCGCGGTTGGCACATTGGCGATCGGTGAAGCAGGGGCGGCCAACGCAGGGTTGTTAGCCGCACAAATTCTCGGCACCCATGATGAGGCTATCATGGCAAAAGTCGAAGCGTTTCGCGCCGAGCAAACCGAAAGCGTCCTTGCTCATCCAAATCCGGCCGAGGATTAA
- a CDS encoding L-threonylcarbamoyladenylate synthase: MDNFQQVLRALQQGDVIAYPTEGVFGLGCDPDNSRAIGKLLEIKQRPVDKGLILIAANVDQLWPYIDRDALTDIEIERMQQSWPGPYTWVVPASASASSWVTGQYDTVAVRVSDHPLVQKLCIAFAKPLTSTSANLSGLPACLTLQQVQQQLGDKVQAILIGETGGRTKPSEIRDVRSAQILRQG; this comes from the coding sequence ATGGACAATTTTCAACAGGTGCTGCGTGCTTTACAGCAAGGCGACGTTATCGCTTACCCGACCGAAGGGGTATTTGGTTTGGGCTGCGATCCGGATAACAGTAGAGCGATCGGTAAGCTGCTGGAAATCAAACAGCGCCCGGTTGACAAAGGGCTGATTTTGATTGCAGCCAATGTTGATCAGTTGTGGCCCTACATCGACCGAGACGCTCTGACTGACATTGAGATCGAACGCATGCAGCAAAGCTGGCCGGGGCCGTATACGTGGGTGGTTCCTGCCAGCGCCTCTGCCTCATCTTGGGTCACGGGACAGTATGACACGGTCGCGGTGCGTGTCAGCGATCATCCTTTGGTGCAAAAGTTGTGCATCGCCTTTGCAAAGCCGTTAACCTCTACCAGCGCCAATCTGTCCGGGCTTCCTGCCTGTCTCACTTTGCAACAAGTGCAACAGCAGTTGGGCGATAAAGTTCAGGCCATACTCATTGGTGAAACGGGTGGGCGAACAAAACCGAGTGAAATTCGCGATGTGCGAAGCGCACAAATATTAAGACAGGGATAA
- the hemF gene encoding oxygen-dependent coproporphyrinogen oxidase has protein sequence MSAINKQAVKQYLMALQDAICQQLEQEDGRALFVEDAWQREPGEKLGGGGRTRVMRDGDVFEQGGVNFSHVQGQTMPASATAHRPELAGRRFEAMGVSLVMHPKNPYVPTSHANVRFFIAEKEGEAPIWWFGGGFDLTPFYPFEEDCQSWHETAKALCAPFGETVYAEHKAWCDQYFFLPHRNETRGVGGLFFDDLNQWEFDKCFDYLKAVGEGYCQAYLPIVSRRKALEYGEREREFQLYRRGRYVEFNLVYDRGTLFGLQSGGRTESILMSMPPLARWEYAYQPQPGSAEARLYDEFLQPRDW, from the coding sequence ATGTCAGCAATCAATAAACAAGCAGTGAAGCAGTATTTGATGGCACTGCAGGATGCAATTTGTCAGCAATTAGAACAAGAAGATGGACGAGCGCTGTTTGTCGAGGATGCTTGGCAGCGTGAACCGGGAGAAAAACTGGGCGGTGGAGGCCGCACGCGGGTAATGCGTGATGGTGATGTGTTTGAGCAAGGTGGGGTGAATTTTTCTCACGTGCAGGGCCAAACGATGCCTGCTTCTGCCACAGCGCATCGCCCGGAGTTGGCTGGGCGGCGTTTTGAAGCGATGGGCGTGTCTCTGGTGATGCATCCGAAAAACCCTTATGTTCCCACCTCACACGCTAACGTGCGTTTTTTCATCGCTGAAAAAGAGGGCGAAGCGCCGATTTGGTGGTTTGGTGGCGGCTTTGACCTGACGCCTTTCTATCCGTTTGAAGAAGATTGCCAATCATGGCATGAAACGGCCAAAGCGTTATGCGCGCCGTTTGGCGAGACGGTTTACGCTGAGCACAAGGCGTGGTGCGACCAATACTTCTTCCTGCCACATCGCAACGAAACTCGCGGTGTGGGTGGTTTATTCTTTGACGATCTGAACCAATGGGAATTTGATAAATGCTTTGATTATCTCAAGGCGGTGGGGGAAGGCTATTGTCAGGCGTATTTGCCAATCGTCTCACGCCGCAAAGCGCTTGAATACGGTGAGCGCGAGCGGGAGTTCCAACTCTATCGTCGAGGTCGTTATGTGGAATTTAATTTGGTCTACGATCGTGGCACCTTGTTTGGTCTGCAAAGTGGCGGACGAACTGAGTCGATATTGATGTCTATGCCGCCATTGGCTCGCTGGGAATACGCTTATCAGCCACAACCGGGTTCGGCGGAAGCGCGCTTGTATGACGAGTTCCTCCAGCCGAGAGATTGGTAA
- the aroE gene encoding shikimate dehydrogenase, with amino-acid sequence MTQQFDRYAVFGNPIGHSKSPFIHTLFARQTNQSLSYTAELAPLDGFQSAANAFFATGGKGCNVTVPFKEEAYQLADRLTERAQLAGAVNTLKKLDDGEIIGDNTDGAGLVQDLLQYQVSLRGAKILLIGAGGAARGVLLPLLQQQPASLTITNRTFVKAQALAELFSPYGPVMAKEMSAIEEGYDVIINSTSASLSDELPSVSSAIFTTSSISYDMMYGKGDTTFNQWAKAHGVAQAYDGLGMLVNQAAESFMLWRGLRPSAKQILRELRKNLEGQ; translated from the coding sequence ATGACCCAGCAATTTGATCGCTATGCGGTGTTTGGTAACCCGATCGGGCACAGTAAATCGCCGTTTATCCATACCCTGTTTGCTCGCCAGACCAATCAGTCCCTAAGCTATACCGCAGAGCTCGCTCCGCTGGATGGTTTTCAGTCCGCCGCAAACGCCTTTTTTGCCACAGGTGGAAAAGGGTGTAATGTGACGGTGCCGTTTAAGGAAGAGGCTTATCAATTGGCGGATCGGTTAACCGAGCGCGCGCAACTGGCAGGTGCCGTGAATACCTTAAAGAAACTGGATGACGGTGAGATCATTGGTGATAACACCGATGGTGCAGGGTTAGTGCAAGATTTATTGCAGTATCAAGTGTCGCTCAGGGGCGCAAAAATCTTGTTAATTGGTGCAGGTGGCGCCGCGCGGGGTGTGCTCCTGCCTTTGTTGCAACAGCAGCCCGCATCGTTGACTATTACCAACCGCACCTTCGTCAAAGCGCAGGCGCTTGCGGAGCTATTCTCCCCCTATGGGCCAGTTATGGCTAAAGAGATGAGTGCAATTGAGGAAGGGTACGATGTCATTATTAATTCCACCTCGGCATCTTTGAGTGACGAACTTCCCTCTGTCAGCTCCGCTATATTTACCACCAGCAGCATTAGCTACGACATGATGTATGGCAAAGGGGATACGACATTTAACCAATGGGCTAAAGCGCATGGTGTCGCCCAAGCGTATGACGGCTTGGGAATGCTGGTCAACCAAGCGGCAGAGAGTTTTATGTTGTGGCGCGGCTTGCGGCCGAGCGCAAAGCAGATATTACGTGAATTACGCAAAAACCTAGAAGGTCAGTAG
- a CDS encoding DUF1488 domain-containing protein codes for MNQAILFPDIQSWDENRQAVQFAAQQSGALIQCFVEKAKLEQLTMLTIVNQEQALSAFGLCRFDLEEIAEEFIEEEAFDDEGHIVIR; via the coding sequence ATGAACCAAGCCATTTTGTTCCCCGATATACAGAGTTGGGATGAGAATCGTCAGGCGGTGCAGTTTGCTGCGCAGCAATCTGGGGCTCTGATTCAGTGCTTTGTCGAGAAAGCGAAGCTAGAGCAATTAACCATGTTGACGATTGTGAACCAAGAACAGGCGCTAAGTGCATTTGGTCTGTGTCGTTTTGATCTTGAAGAAATAGCCGAAGAATTCATTGAAGAGGAAGCCTTCGATGACGAAGGCCACATCGTTATTCGTTGA
- a CDS encoding gamma carbonic anhydrase family protein: MNSTRSYKGIYPQIGARVYIDSSSVLIGDIHIGDDSSIWPLVAARGDVNHIRIGERSNIQDGSVLHVTHKNAANPDGYPLIIGNDVTVGHKVMLHGCTIKDRVLVGMGAIVLDGVIIEEEVMIGAGSLVPPGKVLESGYLYVGSPVKQARPLTDKERAFLQKSADNYVQNKNDYLSQVKVINE, encoded by the coding sequence AGAAGTTATAAAGGTATTTACCCACAAATCGGTGCTCGCGTTTACATCGATAGCAGCTCGGTTTTAATTGGAGACATCCACATTGGCGATGATTCGAGCATTTGGCCGCTGGTTGCCGCACGTGGTGATGTCAACCATATTCGTATTGGCGAACGTAGCAATATCCAAGATGGTAGTGTTTTGCACGTCACACATAAAAATGCCGCCAACCCCGATGGCTATCCACTGATCATTGGTAATGATGTCACCGTCGGGCACAAAGTGATGCTGCATGGCTGCACGATAAAAGATCGGGTTTTGGTCGGTATGGGGGCGATTGTGCTGGATGGAGTAATAATAGAAGAAGAGGTGATGATCGGCGCAGGCAGTTTAGTTCCTCCCGGAAAAGTCTTAGAAAGTGGCTACCTCTACGTGGGCAGCCCAGTAAAGCAAGCTCGTCCTTTAACCGACAAAGAGCGAGCATTTCTGCAAAAGTCCGCGGATAACTACGTGCAAAACAAAAATGACTACCTCAGCCAAGTAAAGGTCATCAACGAATAA